The Neodiprion fabricii isolate iyNeoFabr1 chromosome 4, iyNeoFabr1.1, whole genome shotgun sequence genome window below encodes:
- the LOC124181441 gene encoding uncharacterized protein LOC124181441 isoform X1 — protein sequence MVKLTFYLYFYVVGLCLVDLSNGKPLARVQRSKHPKVTSIKTPRAIITRDELVALAQYAMRMMASRINITLQPTTISNDSPERPDHPRVTSGIDRPTITTAPPPSVPGIRENVEQTYQEFNAYVNRKSQDPRQRAEGAKNFAVLSQNPLKFSVGHRVQLPTENRPIKSELFTASSESDVDTFLKEYNLEFLPQLAYIPRTETSTGVISSVEHQIIPNNQLLPLSKYVVLADGNKNLGSSSIRVKNLTIENIASSERGSAVMSVPFEAIITFTRQKPAPSPKLDVDLIPTRDPPDDFPPYFGTILPVERKTSNSRSGSLISRQENNLNPAEDTTNEVNADKIDGDLKPMLKRQAQRKGVLLEMLGAPMKNSEENRNGDEKMTTPSPPDINTSGIMNVVESSSAQLKKGNTVSPETGPMSQRQEIEEEEEDEGSLGSLADLLPLVTPILEDLSDPNTDTDLVELLEAGIPLIEGLSQGDEDGEGGIDLVGIVSPVIASLSGPYQNGNGTIFQAILPLILPLISPFIGPIVGPIIQGSSNPDQQSGSSITPLIQAIAGPLSLPTQPGGISIASSLIAGIIASLSKDLKAGAQGGSDISAAISTLVSGVIAGGSAGLSAGHMKQPRPTRTHHGYGTYGQGPVPASSVDTLDLVGSSIKDTLGLSLQLVKSVISSVTEILGASSAEHHRPVYGPPKADHRVT from the exons ATGGTTAAACTAACTTTTTACCTTTACTTCTATGTCGTTGGGTTGTGCCTTGTCGATTTATCCAACGGAAAACCACTGGCTAGAGTTCAACGGTCGAAACATCCCAAAGTGACCTCGATAAAAACACCCAGGGCGATCATCACCAGGGATGAGTTGGTAGCATTGGCCCAATATGCCATGCGAATGATGGCTTCGAGGATAAACATCACTCTTCAACCGACGACAATTTCTAATGATTCTCCGGAACGTCCAGACCATCCCCGTGTCACTTCTGGCATCGATAGGCCTACGATCACAACGGCACCGCCACCAAGTGTTCCGGGGATTCGTGAGAATGTGGAGCAAACATATCAAGAATTCAATGCATATGTGAATCGGAAATCACAAGATCCTCGTCAAAGAGCTGAAGGAGCGAAGAACTTCGCTGTGTTGTCGCAAAATCCTctgaaattctcggttggccATCGTGTCCAATTGCCAACTGAAAATCGGCCTATAAAAAGTGAACTATTTACCGCATCTTCAGAAAGTGATGTAGATACTTTTTTAAAAGAATACAATCTCGAATTTTTACCACAACTGGCGTATATTCCGCGAACAGAGACGAGTACTGGAGTCATATCGTCCGTGGAACACCAAATTATTCCAAACAATCAACTGCTGCCATTATCGAAATATGTTGTACTAGCAGatgggaataaaaatttgggtTCGTCGAGcattcgagtaaaaaatcttACTATAGAAAACATTGCCTCATCGGAACGGGGAAGTGCCGTCATGTCAGTTCCCTTTGAGGCAATAATAACTTTCACTAGACAAAAGCCAGCACCGTCACCCAAGCTGGACGTTGATCTTATTCCAACACGAGACCCTCCCGATGATTTCCCTCCATATTTTGGAACGATTTTGCCGGTCGAAAGAAAGACCAGTAATTCCAGAAGTGGCTCGCTGATTTCCAGACAAGAAAATAATCTCAATCCGGCAGAAGACACTACGAACGAAGTGAACGCTGACAAGATAGACGGAGACTTGAAGCCCATGCTAAAACGACAGGCACAAAGGAAGGGTGTTTTATTGGAAATGCTTGGTGCCCctatgaaaaattcagaagAAAATCGAAACGGCGATGAAAAGATGACGACACCGTCGCCTCCTGATATCAATACCTCTGGGATCATGAATGTTGTTGAGTCTTCAAGTGCCCAACTAAAGAAG GGCAACACAGTGTCGCCTGAAACCGGTCCGATGTCGCAGAGACAAGAAATCGAGGAAGAAGAG GAAGACGAAGGATCACTTGGGTCTCTTGCTGATCTGCTACCACTCGTTACGCCCATCCTGGAGGACCTTAGTGAC CCCAATACGGATACTGATCTCGTCGAACTTCTTGAAGCCGGTATACCTTTGATAGAGGGCTTGTCGCAA GGTGACGAAGATGGCGAAGGCGGGATTGACCTGGTCGGGATTGTGTCACCTGTCATAGCAAGCTTAAGCGGG CCATATCAAAATGGTAATGGAACCATTTTCCAAGCAATCCTGCCACTGATCCTTCCGCTGATCAGTCCGTTCATCGGTCCCATTGTGGGGCCCATAATTCAGGGAAGCAGCAAC ccTGATCAACAGAGTGGCTCATCAATCACACCATTGATTCAAGCCATCGCGGGACCACTCAGCCTG CCGACACAACCCGGAGGCATTTCCATAGCGTCGAGCCTGATTGCTGGAATCATTGCTAGCCTGAGCAAG GATTTGAAAGCTGGCGCGCAAGGCGGATCTGACATCAGTGCGGCAATAAGTACACTGGTTTCAGGAGTAATCGCTGGTGGAAGTGCTGGGCTCagtgcaggacacatgaagcAACCGAGACCAACGCGGACGCATCACGGATACGGAACCTACGGCCAG GGTCCAGTTCCCGCTAGCAGCGTCGACACCCTGGATCTGGTAGGCTCCTCGATCAAAGACACTCTGGGCTTGTCACTGCAGCTGGTCAAGTCCGTCATCTCTTCGGTGACAGAGATCTTGGGTGCCTCATCAGCGGAACATCATCGACCCGTTTACGGGCCTCCGAAAGCTGATCATCGTGTAACGTAA
- the LOC124181441 gene encoding uncharacterized protein LOC124181441 isoform X2, giving the protein MVKLTFYLYFYVVGLCLVDLSNGKPLARVQRSKHPKVTSIKTPRAIITRDELVALAQYAMRMMASRINITLQPTTISNDSPERPDHPRVTSGIDRPTITTAPPPSVPGIRENVEQTYQEFNAYVNRKSQDPRQRAEGAKNFAVLSQNPLKFSVGHRVQLPTENRPIKSELFTASSESDVDTFLKEYNLEFLPQLAYIPRTETSTGVISSVEHQIIPNNQLLPLSKYVVLADGNKNLGSSSIRVKNLTIENIASSERGSAVMSVPFEAIITFTRQKPAPSPKLDVDLIPTRDPPDDFPPYFGTILPVERKTSNSRSGSLISRQENNLNPAEDTTNEVNADKIDGDLKPMLKRQAQRKGVLLEMLGAPMKNSEENRNGDEKMTTPSPPDINTSGIMNVVESSSAQLKKGNTVSPETGPMSQRQEIEEEEEDEGSLGSLADLLPLVTPILEDLSDPNTDTDLVELLEAGIPLIEGLSQGDEDGEGGIDLVGIVSPVIASLSGPYQNGNGTIFQAILPLILPLISPFIGPIVGPIIQGSSNPDQQSGSSITPLIQAIAGPLSLPTQPGGISIASSLIAGIIASLSKDLKAGAQGGSDISAAISTLVSGVIAGGSAGLSAGHMKQPRPTRTHHGYGTYGQTGVPAGSSSR; this is encoded by the exons ATGGTTAAACTAACTTTTTACCTTTACTTCTATGTCGTTGGGTTGTGCCTTGTCGATTTATCCAACGGAAAACCACTGGCTAGAGTTCAACGGTCGAAACATCCCAAAGTGACCTCGATAAAAACACCCAGGGCGATCATCACCAGGGATGAGTTGGTAGCATTGGCCCAATATGCCATGCGAATGATGGCTTCGAGGATAAACATCACTCTTCAACCGACGACAATTTCTAATGATTCTCCGGAACGTCCAGACCATCCCCGTGTCACTTCTGGCATCGATAGGCCTACGATCACAACGGCACCGCCACCAAGTGTTCCGGGGATTCGTGAGAATGTGGAGCAAACATATCAAGAATTCAATGCATATGTGAATCGGAAATCACAAGATCCTCGTCAAAGAGCTGAAGGAGCGAAGAACTTCGCTGTGTTGTCGCAAAATCCTctgaaattctcggttggccATCGTGTCCAATTGCCAACTGAAAATCGGCCTATAAAAAGTGAACTATTTACCGCATCTTCAGAAAGTGATGTAGATACTTTTTTAAAAGAATACAATCTCGAATTTTTACCACAACTGGCGTATATTCCGCGAACAGAGACGAGTACTGGAGTCATATCGTCCGTGGAACACCAAATTATTCCAAACAATCAACTGCTGCCATTATCGAAATATGTTGTACTAGCAGatgggaataaaaatttgggtTCGTCGAGcattcgagtaaaaaatcttACTATAGAAAACATTGCCTCATCGGAACGGGGAAGTGCCGTCATGTCAGTTCCCTTTGAGGCAATAATAACTTTCACTAGACAAAAGCCAGCACCGTCACCCAAGCTGGACGTTGATCTTATTCCAACACGAGACCCTCCCGATGATTTCCCTCCATATTTTGGAACGATTTTGCCGGTCGAAAGAAAGACCAGTAATTCCAGAAGTGGCTCGCTGATTTCCAGACAAGAAAATAATCTCAATCCGGCAGAAGACACTACGAACGAAGTGAACGCTGACAAGATAGACGGAGACTTGAAGCCCATGCTAAAACGACAGGCACAAAGGAAGGGTGTTTTATTGGAAATGCTTGGTGCCCctatgaaaaattcagaagAAAATCGAAACGGCGATGAAAAGATGACGACACCGTCGCCTCCTGATATCAATACCTCTGGGATCATGAATGTTGTTGAGTCTTCAAGTGCCCAACTAAAGAAG GGCAACACAGTGTCGCCTGAAACCGGTCCGATGTCGCAGAGACAAGAAATCGAGGAAGAAGAG GAAGACGAAGGATCACTTGGGTCTCTTGCTGATCTGCTACCACTCGTTACGCCCATCCTGGAGGACCTTAGTGAC CCCAATACGGATACTGATCTCGTCGAACTTCTTGAAGCCGGTATACCTTTGATAGAGGGCTTGTCGCAA GGTGACGAAGATGGCGAAGGCGGGATTGACCTGGTCGGGATTGTGTCACCTGTCATAGCAAGCTTAAGCGGG CCATATCAAAATGGTAATGGAACCATTTTCCAAGCAATCCTGCCACTGATCCTTCCGCTGATCAGTCCGTTCATCGGTCCCATTGTGGGGCCCATAATTCAGGGAAGCAGCAAC ccTGATCAACAGAGTGGCTCATCAATCACACCATTGATTCAAGCCATCGCGGGACCACTCAGCCTG CCGACACAACCCGGAGGCATTTCCATAGCGTCGAGCCTGATTGCTGGAATCATTGCTAGCCTGAGCAAG GATTTGAAAGCTGGCGCGCAAGGCGGATCTGACATCAGTGCGGCAATAAGTACACTGGTTTCAGGAGTAATCGCTGGTGGAAGTGCTGGGCTCagtgcaggacacatgaagcAACCGAGACCAACGCGGACGCATCACGGATACGGAACCTACGGCCAG ACTGGTGTCCCGGCAGGGTCCAGTTCCCGCTAG